CGCCCGAGGTCGTGATTCGGTCCAGCCGCCGCCCGAGGTGTTCGCGGACCAGCGAGACCAGGGCGTTTTCCCGGCCGTCGCCGGTGATCGCGCCCACTCGCGGATCCTCGTCCGCGTCCGACTCGTCGATCGTCACGACCATCGCCGACTCGCGGTCGGCGAAGACGACGCGACCGTGGTGGTCGCCCTCGATCGGCGCGTTGAGCCAGTCGAACTGGGGCTCGCAGACGGTCGCGCCCGGAACCGCCGATCGGACGGTGTCCCGAACGCGCGGCGAGCACGAGCCGACGTACACGTCGACTCCCCGGTCGGCCGCGTCGCGCCACCGCTCGAGACACGCCTGGCGGACCGTCCCCGCGTGGGGGACGGTGACGAACAGCTCCTCCGCGGCGCCGTCGACGATCTCGCGTTCCCTGGCGACGATCTCGTCTCGTTCCGTGATCGTCCAGCAGGTATCGACGCGGGCGTCGGCGCTGCCGCCGTTGGTGGCCGCGTGCAGCTGCGGTTCGGGTGCGTCCGGGTCGCGTCGGGGATCCCGGGAGTCCGAGCCGAGATCGGCGGCCTCGGCCAGCGGCCCGTCGACCAGCCAATCGGCCTCCCACTGCGGCGCGTCGGTCGCGAGTTCGACGCGATCCGCACCGGCGTCGTAGTCGACGAGTCCGACGTCCGCGAGCGCGGGGAGGTGCTTGTGGACGAGCGACGTGACGACGGTCTCTCGCGCCGGCTCGTCGCCGTCTTCCCGCGAGACGATCGCGGCGGCGAGATCGTCGATGGGGACGGCCTCACGACGGGACGCGAGGGCGGCACAGATCGTCCGGCGCCGCGGCTCGCGAAGCGT
This window of the Natrinema salifodinae genome carries:
- a CDS encoding DUF7344 domain-containing protein — translated: MSSPPDSERTTTALDVLAAPQRRYLLAALLDRGDALSTETETETETDLPALPETSATSTSISSSMPVPELATEVAATERGCPIVPDNHCERIHVSLVHAHVPRLVDVGVLTQHTDGSETTVALAAHPMLSTDWVRTLLSDPTGEAFPADETTLDRTLETLREPRRRTICAALASRREAVPIDDLAAAIVSREDGDEPARETVVTSLVHKHLPALADVGLVDYDAGADRVELATDAPQWEADWLVDGPLAEAADLGSDSRDPRRDPDAPEPQLHAATNGGSADARVDTCWTITERDEIVAREREIVDGAAEELFVTVPHAGTVRQACLERWRDAADRGVDVYVGSCSPRVRDTVRSAVPGATVCEPQFDWLNAPIEGDHHGRVVFADRESAMVVTIDESDADEDPRVGAITGDGRENALVSLVREHLGRRLDRITTSGDARDGTPLQL